A segment of the Longimicrobiales bacterium genome:
TCGGGACCCATCAGCGCCGCCGCGCGCAGCGTCGTCTCCGCGTCGGGATCATCGAACGCGGCCAGCCCGGAGCCGGCGAGCGCCAGCAGCTGCGGATCGAGGGGCTCCGCGGCCACGCAGCGCTTGAAGTACTCGTACGCTGCGCCGTCATTGCCGAGCTCCCGCTCCGCTACCGCCAGCCAGCCGAGGATGTACGGCTCGTCCGGATCGGCCTGCAGCGCTTCCGCGAGCATATGTGCCATTTCATCGAACCGCTGCTCCTCGCCCAGCTGGAGCGCGTGCTTCAGTGTCTCTTCGACTTCCATCATGCACCGTATTTCGAGAGGCGGCCCGCATGCGCGAGCGCCAGTGTCATCAGTTCACGTCCCTGCACGATGCCAAGCTCGCCGCGTGCGCACGAACGCTCGCCGAACGTCGCGTCCGGCTGCGGCCGAGCCCAGGCCGATGCGATCATCACGGGCACCGGATGCCACGAGTGTGCGCGCAACCGCGACGGCGTCGAGTGATCGCCCGTGATCAGCACCACGTCCGGCTTCAGCGCTTCGATGCGCGGGATCAGCTCGTCCACCGCGGCAATGGCCTTCGCCTTCGCCTCGAAATCGCCGTCCTCGCCCCGCGAGTCCATCGCCTTGAAATGGACGAAATGGAAGTCGTACTTGTCGAAATCCTCACTCAGCACGTCGACCGTCTCCGCATCACTGTCCGGCACGCGTGCACCATCCATTCCCACCAGCCGCGCGACGCCCCGGTACATCGGGTACTTGGCGATGGCGCGGGCGCGCAGCATGTACCGCTCGAAGAACGTCGGGAACGGGTGATACGCGTCGATACCGCGAGCGAGAATGGTGTTGGCCACCTTCTCATCCTTCAGCACGTCGTACGCGGAATCGAGGATCACCTGGAGCAGCTCCGCGGTCTCCTCCGCCTCCGGCGCGCGCGCCTTCACCGGCAGCGGCGGCACGCCCTCCTCCTGCGGGTCCGTATCCTCGAGCTCGGCGGAGAGCTGGCGCCCGCGCAGCACCAGCACTGCCCGGTGCTCCTTCTCCGACTCGAAGAACACCTCGACGCCGCCCGGCCCCTTCACGTTCTCCTGGAGCTTCTTCACCAGGCGACGGTTCTCGTCATCCTTCGGACGCCCCGCGCGCCGGTCGGTTATGCGGCCCTCGGCATCGAGCGTCGCGAAATTGAGCCGGATCGCAATGTCACCCGGCTTCACGGAAAAGCCGACACCGAGCGCCGACAGGACGCCACGTCCGATATCGTACTTCACCGGGTCGTAGCCGAAGAGCGACAGGTGGCCCGGCCCGCTGCCGGGCGAGATCCCGGTCGCCACGGGCAGCTGCATGCCGAGCGCAGCGCT
Coding sequences within it:
- a CDS encoding 2,3-bisphosphoglycerate-independent phosphoglycerate mutase, with translation MQTGYGEAGDAASTPLAAGGGVDKISSSSAPPGGAPSTVEWEDVVQFPDMLVHDEGGRIVLLVLDGLGGLPHPETGLTELESAPTPNLDRLARSAALGMQLPVATGISPGSGPGHLSLFGYDPVKYDIGRGVLSALGVGFSVKPGDIAIRLNFATLDAEGRITDRRAGRPKDDENRRLVKKLQENVKGPGGVEVFFESEKEHRAVLVLRGRQLSAELEDTDPQEEGVPPLPVKARAPEAEETAELLQVILDSAYDVLKDEKVANTILARGIDAYHPFPTFFERYMLRARAIAKYPMYRGVARLVGMDGARVPDSDAETVDVLSEDFDKYDFHFVHFKAMDSRGEDGDFEAKAKAIAAVDELIPRIEALKPDVVLITGDHSTPSRLRAHSWHPVPVMIASAWARPQPDATFGERSCARGELGIVQGRELMTLALAHAGRLSKYGA